ACAGGAGCTTTGTTACCTAGGTCTTTAGTTGCCGCAGAATTATTAAACTTCTCCGATGTAAAGAGGGGATTGAACCCTATACATTCTCCCCAGGGCACTCGTTATTTCAAGGAAGTATCATTTTGCACCCCGAggaacaaatattaatttgacgtGTCCTTGAAACGAAAAGCTTTGACTGAGGTGTCTTAAAGCTCAACTCGAGACCATAAAGCGGAAAAATACCTTCGGCTATAAAGTATCGTTAAAACGGTGAAGAATGTGACTGCAAagcaaattgaataaaagtatttcgctggttttcgaaatatcttTTGATCCTTTCTCGGATATAACATACAAATGGCTAAGAAAATCTTCACAATTCTCTATGGAAGTTGCAAAGGGATTGTGAATACTTCTTCCGTTTTCATCTAAATATGCGCGATATAATTGTGTTAAACGGCGACAAATGGATACCAGTTTAATGAAAGCAATTTGCCTTGAACATCTTTTTGATTACAGAGAGATGCGAATTACATAAAACCTTCTCAAATGAAATTCCAACGCTGATAATGCAAATAAGGAGAAACTATTTCCGAACTATAGGAAAACGACAtcggaaaaacaaaattaaatttaatccttagaaatttcttcataaaaatacctgacacaaaagaaaaatgcctttttattaaaagtatttaGTTCTATTAAAATTCTCGGCTGATTTATATATTTCAATagaacaatttcaaaaatatttgagattTGTTTGCACTCTCGTCACATAATTGTCATCAAAATATCTTCATCTCGGTTCACAAATTGCACGATATGGACATCAGCTTGCTGCCAGCGACTACATAATAAAGGTCCTCCATGGGACACTTTGATGGGTTACGCTTATCATAGCTGAAAATTACTATCTCTGCCTTCAGTCACAAATTTTGACTTTAAGTGTTCAACCGCATGTCTAGTTACgaacaaagaaattaaaaaacggCATTTGcgtggaaataataaaatgttgccAGACGAGcgacttgaaaatttaaaaagagcaGAAATTTAATACTTGTTCATAGTGAGGGTAATTGCCTCACAACAATCAGAGTAAAATACATAGTTTTACAAAGATCACGTTGATCCATGACGATAGCTATATTAGAACAACGAATATTTTAGGTGCAATGTGAGTTGAAATGTAAGGGTGACTCGATAAGTAACGGATCGCATTTAAGGAATAAGATGAGTGACTTGGTAAGAAGACTAAAAATGTAATAGTCGAAATTAGTGGTCGAAAATGACAGTAATGAGCTTAGGAAAACTTGATTGATAATAAGTGAAATGTTGGTAattcttgcaaaaaaaattctgatatTGCGAAGAAagattttttacttgaaaagtaGGTGCAAGTGAGGTAACAAAGCTTAACCACCAGAGAATAGAAACACCAGACACTAAATactttatttgtgaaaatattttctgaaaatgcagaaatagcaaaattttttattacagatgtggcaattttacttgaaaatgttacaaaatattgAGCAGATCGTGGTTTAAAACATGACAAATATTCTCAGTAAAAGGTCACTGCTTTATTACTTGAAAAATGAAGGTAATTCTGAATGCAGTAATCGCATTGGATGTCAAGATCTCTGATTGATTGAGTTATAATTAAACGATACTGAAAAGTGAGGTGGGCGAGGTTAGATCAAGTTAAATGAGAGCTTTAATAATGAGAGTAATTCAGTCGGAAAAATTGCTCTTTGAAGCCTAGAAAAAATGTTGCTTTAGAAGTTGAATAGTGAGAGTGATTCTGAATACAAAAGCTGCAATTCCATATGGCAGTGTTTTCACTGCATTGAGATATAGGATCTGAAAAGGGAAGTTATTCCTAGTtagttaaaagtttaaaaggtTTATTAATTCCGAAAATTTCACAGTTTAGGAATTAAAAACTGACTGATATTTTAACACAGATACTGTCTTCCAAGTTTAAAAGCAGGAACATTTCTGAATACAGAAGTTCGGATTACATATTGCATCATATCTAGTTGACTGTTTTATAATTACAAAATCTcataaatgaagaaatatttaaaagaaattttgtagGTAAATTGCTGAAATGAGCTGCATTAAAACCAAATCTGGAAGAATAGACTCTGATAAACTAATGAACAAGGCCTTTCCACGATATTCAGTCAATACTCTATCGGTACGCTAGATTAATTGGTACCCATCCGTGTGTTAAATTGGCTTTAAGGTGGTTAGCGATCGATATCTAAATTAAACGATTTTATTCATGAAGGGATATTCCCGGGCGGGTTTTTGTTAATACGAAGACAATTCAAAAGTCCCAAagatatttacttaaaaatttcatcagaTGAGGCGCAGACAGATTGCGAATCCTTTCGGGGTTCCTGTGTTTCAGCGATATTTAGGTCATTCCATTGTTCATACTCCTACATTTCATTATACTAAATGCTAAAATTGGGTCTCCACGGAGCAATTTTAGATAttgtaattaagttttatgggAAATATCTACATTCGAGAAATTAACTTTCATCTattcttatgaaattattaGTCTTCATTTCATGGTTTATTTCACCTCATGGCACAGTTTGACttagaaatgttaaattataaaaaggtCCTTTAAAACTCTATGTACGAGTATATTGGTCACAACTATTTTTATGTTCCATAATGAAGTTGTCTTATAATAATTGTGGTTGTTAAAATCCTCCTGGAATgaagtttaaatgaaatgaaagGGCAAAAGTTCGGTATAATTTCTATATGTAGGTGAATGTCGAAACATTGTGAAGTGGGATTTAAATTGAATCAAAACCAGAATTCACTTtctattcaattaaaacaaacacttGTTCAGTCCTCTTGTCGACTCAAGTTCGGAACACAAAACGTAGGAGCAAAATaccttttcattaaatatatacGAACTCGGAGCTGTAGCATTAAATAAAGTTGCAACATCTGAATCTGAATATTTCAAGGcttaatttgcttttaactACAAATTTTTTGTAAGCTTTTAGGTGCTTCCGGACGTTTCACCTAATCAACATAATTTCTTACCTGAAAACCGTCCTGTAAAACGTAGCGGGTAAGGGCGTGGGTGTACCAGCACTACGATAATTATGTCGAAAGTCATCGTCTATGTCCAAAACGTTAGCTAACAGACTTTTCGATGACCTTTCTTTCAGTTCAACATCCGGGAAATTTATTGTCTTTCTATCTGCTTGGACCGAAGACGGTCTTGGTGGGGGCGAATACGTCGAACTACCCTCCTCTTGTCCAGGCCTGTGCATCCTCAGGATTTTTGGAAGCCACGTGAGAAATATCAGCCTTACCTGAAACCcatataaacaacatttttagtcacgaacattaaaaaataatcgataaATGCATTCACTTCcttgcatttttttctgagCAATACtgcaattcaaataatcgcCCTCTAAACGATCCAGTTAGCATAAATCAGTTCGTGAGAAAAGCGACTTCAAAGGGGATTAAGTGTGGAATGGGATTGCTTAAAAGTTGGTCTAATTTTTTAGTTAACTGATTTTATATTGGCATTGTCTTATAatcaatttcctttaattgCGGAAGATTAAATTGATCCGGCTCAGCTGAACGTTGCGCTTCTCAGTGTTCTAGAAGGGTTTAGAACTGTGaaatattattcttggaatggaaaaaattaatagttcttACGCTGCGCGCTCtgtatacattttaattatacgAAGCGAGGAACGCATTCAAAAAATGAGGGTCGCccatttttaaaggtttctaagcTTTTGTTAggaaaattctaattatttaatttcgcTCGAAAACTTCCAGGTTACGAGGGCTTTATCTcgcttaattaaaatttattaatattcgaTTAactaaaattaggaaaaatggTTGCTGATAAACTGAAATAATGTTCccataaaaagtataaattgaTGTAAATCGCTGTTGTATTAAtgatttatcaataatttggagaagttaaaaatctaaatgcTAAAAGCATTCCCGGTTCAGAGAGTGTTTGCTAAATTAACGGCAGTGATTCGTTTTTGACTaagtgaacaaaaaaaaatagaaaaataaacgcATACCTACActgaaattagtttgaaaCTTATTTCACtcgaacataaattactattgaCAGTGCGACGAGAAAAACGCATCAACCCTCAATATCATCCCCCATTTCGCTGAAGGATTTCCCGgcctttatcaattttaatgcaGCAATACctagaatttgaatttatgcTGACTGATTCATAAATGGGGTGGCTGCAAATAGATGATTTTAATCCATATCGATAGatatcaaatatttcagttgCCATGAGGATTAATAACCAAGTTGGGTTCTTCATATATAGGTAGTAATCTTCGGGATAGTTTGAACGATATAAACGTATCTGTATAATGCCAagtggaataaattcaattgaatTAACGTACACATTTATGAAGAATCTCTAAACGCGTCAATTGAAGATTTGCAAAAAGACATCCTACGATATGAAAATATCAGTTCTATTTCGAACCTTCTTTGGATGACAGCTAGAACCTGTCAATTTTTAAACTAGAAGGATAGGCTTCTGATCTTATTTCAGGGTCATCTTATTCTCTATTAAAATCTTCGGAGTTACTGTAAAAATTGtctgtaaatttgacgaaaGTAAGGATCAATTTGCACTATttcattgttaatttattgaatttggtATTTTGCGCCTTTTTGtactttaactttttttcagtttcacGGGTATCGTAAGCCACTACAACTAAAAGTGCTctataatgttaaaaaaataaaatgattagggtataataataatttttgactgTACAAATGAAATATCTATCAAGTATGTTAACTGGTATTCCTGTAAAACCCGAGCAGGACTTTATCAAAAGTTCATAAACCACTCGTGGTtttgaaccaaaaataaaacaaagattTTTATCTCCTAAAAGAACCGTGTGAGGAACTTGGAATTGTtgggaaaaagttttaactCATCTAGCCTACATGAACTTTCAGATTCCTCTTTCAACCGTGAATATGCATAGCTGAATAGATGGGTCACGTGAATCACCTTGAACTTCTGCCAACGGGAACCAGAACGTCGTTATCTTGCCCCTGAAGTTTTGACCTCACTACGGCAATCCgtaactaaatattaaaactcgtagatttttatttaattcgtgCCAGGGATGTTGGGAAATCAATACTCCGTGTAAGGTCCGATTTCGAGTTCAAAAGGCGCCTCAAAATGTCCAATCTCTTCAAAGCCACCATCGAGAAACAACCGAATATAATGTTGGGGAGCCTTATTCCGGAGAGTTAAACTGTTAAACTGAAATCCTTCTTTATTGGTACAACACAACCCCTATAATAACGGATCAAagccatcaaaatttgatctaAAAGGAGATTTAAGGCTTTGGTCTCTTGAACTAACGCGTGCCAGTGGAGtttgtatacatatataaactTAGAACTTTAGGGTCTGTCAATTTTAGATcaattatattgaaaattagtttcagaacgtaatattttatttttctaggtTGTGGTATAAACTTTCTCGAAGTTCTTGCTTGcttacttgaaattttggaGTGAAATTAAGGTCTAGTTGATGTCAAGTAAACTCTACTCAAAAGTTAACTTTAAACCCGTAGTGTTTTACTTCTTAGTACACTGCTTCTTTACAGTCGCATACCtacatgaaataaatattttcttttgttcccCCAGATTAACTTCGATCGGCTTTTAGGCTTTCTTTTGGATAATAAGCCCAAGAATCGGATATAATTTCAAGTATCTGAGGATCTTGCTGAAAGAATAAGAACATCGTTTTTATTTCCGCCCTTTCAGGGTTTCTTGCTAAATCTAAATTGTTTCCGTCCAAGTTGAGTAGACttcttttaagtaaattcgtatatttttttattaaggttctcagaaaaatacacaAGAAAGGAACTATTAGACAAAGTACTTACCCATGGTGACATGATGTGAGTATCGGCATTTCGATGGTGGTAATTTAAAATGAGAATTGTGGATACTACCGACGAAGCGACCATAAACATGATGCAATTGAAATATGTTCCTAATAGTGGTACGGCCTCAGAGGTGGCCGGCATAGTCTCGGCCACCATATTCAAAAACACCGTCAGAGACAGTAGAATGGTAACCCCGAGGGAGAGTTTCTCTCCCGAATCTGGTGGAAGGGTGAACCCCAAAACGGCCATCGAAGCTATCAATACGCATGGCACGATGAGGTTGAAAAAGTAATATAAGGTTCGCCTCCGGATTATTATGACGAACGTAATATCGATGTAAGGCTCCGGGCAGCAGTTGTAATAAAGTTCGTTTCTTTTCCCTGGGACGCCTgtaaaaacagaaattaatttattagccGTGTTATTTCAAGAGCctcatgaaaatttaataaagaaataaatcgTTACATTTCTTGGGGGTATTTTTCAGAAGGAAAAGCCATAAATAAGCTTCACGTGTGGcaactgaaatattttgaattcgCAAAAAGGTCTTTACAAATATTACCTTTTAGCGCGTCCAATGATTCTACATGCTTAAACATATTAAGTGCAAACTCCGCAAGGAAAAGATATATTCAATCAATGTTACAGAACACTAATTACCTAAATTTTATAAAGGTCAAACCGCCATAGTTTAATTTTCAGGTATTTTGAGAATGAAATTATTAGCTTGATAATGTTTCTATAAATATAAACCTTAATTAGGGAGTTGTGATTATATATTACCTATTAATTGAGTTATACCATGCCTTTAAccataatatattatatttactaAAAGACTGTATGGCATTATAAAACTGTTTACAAACTCCACCTCTCGATTTCTATACAACATAAATCGACTCATCAGAatgatttataattaaaacggCAGTTTTTATAGTAATTCTATTTATTCCTATGTAGTAGAAAAATTCTTTCAAAAGCATTATGAGCATGAATATTTTGTGAACATTGCAAAATACCCTTTGACTAAGTGAGGATTTTAGATGTACTAATAatattggaatattttaatagcTCTTCAAGTCTTTAATGCGAGCAAATAACAACTCTAATTGAATAGTTGTATGTGAAAGCTAAAAATTCACTAATGGAATCAGAATGTCCATTTAAACTAAAAGATGTGTTTACAGGTGTAAGCCCTTACTTgtgaaacttttattaatgttaGCCTACttccaaagtcacaaaattagTATAAGCAATTTTGAACATACGATTAGTACTTATAATAACACTTAGTGAAATTGCAGTTGAGTAGTTGTGTTAGTTCGGGTTTGAGTAGTAAATCACCTGTTAATTGCCCTACACCTTTCATGCACAGTCCCTAATTTATCAAGAAACTGTATGGGATAACCAAATTATTCGAAGACACTCGATCTTGATTGATCTATAAATTGAATCAACATTGCGGAATAGCATCTGTTTAATATGATCTGCTTcatgatgatttccatttAAGTACTCATCTAATGGAAAACTGCGTAAGAAATGGCTCATTTGGGTCTCGAATCAGATGTGTGGTATGGCTACCACGAAACTATATAaggcaataaaaatgtttaaaaactcTCGCCCCTGTTCGCTTTATAAAATGAATTGACTTTAACCAAATGAGGTCTACATGATGGTTTCTACTCGAATAGTTCCatcattatattaaatatttcggaCGCTTGATTGAAATTGGTGAGAACTACTCAGCTTTCTAAACGACACCTGTTAAGTGGGTAAAAAAAGGCAAAGAAGAGCCTTCTGCGACAGCACTTAAGAAAcctcttttaattatttaaaaagctcCATTGTTTCTTCTTCGTGAAACGACCTATGCtttttagacaaaaattacCTCCCTCCCATAGCAATCAATCACCTGGGAGGacctatttatttaaactggATGCGGTGGGTTTATTAAAAAGAACGAGgctaaaaatgcattttataataattgaacTGGGACCATGACCATTATTTTCACATCtcaataaattgaattattgttaaaaagtgCACTCTATGAAATTGGAGTTTTGAATTATATATTACATATGCCATGATTCTTTATATATTCAAATAGAATAGTTCTCGTCAAATGAAGTGTGTTTACCTATTAAATCCCATTCGCCATTAGTAATGAAATTGCTAATATCTCCTCCGTTGTCGTCTTGCAGCTGAAGATCTAACTGCAATAAGATTCGAAATTAGTAAACATCGAATCTCTTTAATTAGTTTGAGCTGTAATGTATTTAATCGTTTAAATGctaagaaaatgaaattgacaGAAACgcaaatgtaattaaaatggaTCTAAATAATCGTCTTTTTAccttaatgaaaatataattgaaaaaccttTGAAGCATTCAATAGTTTCGATTGACTTAAGAAAGgttagcaaaataatttcgaGGCTTTGATATTATTAAGttgaaaatagatatttcAAACACAAGACTGCACTGGCGAtactctttttttaaataaagggAAAATGAGTCCAATAAACTTCCAAAAGTTATCCAGAAGTTACTAGagtgtaaaaatttcaatactgGTTCAACTTGTGACCTTTTAATATCGCTTAAATTTCTTTCAGATAATTCGTTCTTCGTCGACGTGTCTTCCAGCTTCTTTCTTCATCCTTTCATTAGCACGTTCAAACTCAAAAGCTATAACTCTCTAAGCTAcgcttaaaagaaaattttgccaACTTAAAGGTAGCTAACTGAAACTCGCTTTCTAGTTTCAGCAAATGACAGGTAAATAAtctatgtaaatttaatttcgttaacTTTCCACTTCAGCTTCGGTGGTAAAACAAACTAAAGTAAATTCTACTTACTTGTAAGCCATCATAAGTCCAACTTCCAAATTTCATTTCGCATTTTTGATCGTCGAAAGGAAACCAGGTGATATCGATTTTACATGTGCTTTTAAATATTCCCGGAGGCAAATAGAAACAACTGCCGTTATTGCGGACTACGACGTTGGTCGGGTAAGTCCCGTCGAAACCCTCGTCAGCACTGAAACAATATTTCGGGATTTATAGCCCatacagaaataaattaagacTAATGCCTGTTACATTTAGGACTGTATAGTGACCATTGTGTTGTATGCTTGGCCATATACAGGATGGTCAGCACACGTGAAGTTCCAAGCCAAATCGCTATTAATTAAAGAGAGACTATTTATTATACTAATTTCTTGAATAAATGAGTTCAtcataaaaatgcaatatgaAATTACTCACTTTGTCTTAAAAgagctaattaaaaaatatatttttgttttcgctaTAGAGGAACTGGAAAAATAGCGTTAAggataaatttgtttgaaaactcTCAGTCCAAATCCATCTATAAAATGAACCAACGTTCCGAGAAGCTCCAAAAAAACGACATAGTATATCCGTTGCTTTTTCTATTAGGAAAGTGTGCGAGAATCGGTAACAGGTAAGCTTTCAATCAGGTGTTTAACAAGAAACTAGTTAATTAAATTGGTTCATCAGTGCATCGCGAGTTATTCCCCAATAACAGTGACTATAACAGTGATTAAAAAACCGTAGTAATTGAACCGTGAATATAAGGGCTTGATTGAgccatttgttatttttcacgAAACGTTTGACTGGCCACAGATTAACAGATGTATTTATCCAAAACATATCTCTGATATTTCAACACCtgcttgagtttttttttaatgattgcCGTTTATAACGATTTATTACGTCAAACTAGCTAGTGAATGAGTAAAAGATGTTTAACCCTCCAATTATACGTATAATTAGGAAATTTAGATCATAAACATTTCTTGCAAACTTTTAAGCCTTAATTGCTATATGGAATAAATCTATGTTGTAAATTACTAAGGTGTCTTTTAATGTGAtcacaaatgaaaaatttcgtttttgagtAGTAAATTCTAATCTTCAGGGACGGCAGCACATGGAAAGTGTCGAATAGCGAATATCGACATGAAGGAGATTGCAACTGAAAGTTTTCGACTTAAATAATGGTTTCATAGGGTCAATTTTCAACCCCTGATTGGCTACATCATAAAAAATCGATCAAAAGTATTGACTTTAGAGATGAgtagtaaaagtaaattttctacTTCGAAGACGAGTAGAACTGGTCAATTCCGACATGTGAGGTTGGTGCGACGactagaaatggaaaaattttgattttagtaGTAGCCAGGAATACATTTCTGCAGATCAGTGTTCACAAAGTATAAATTCCTACCACCGACTGCTTTACTACTCCACTATCGTATATAGACAATATAACAGTGCACATAATATGTAGTGGAATTAATAGGTTTGATCCAACATAATTAACAGAAATTATTCAGCAAATAACCTGAGGACCTGCTTTCGGCAATTTTCTCTCCGCACAATTCTGTCAGAGGTCAGATcattccaaaataaatttaataacatcgATTTCAGCTGTTGAAaggcaaattaaaattgcagaATCAATGTCATTAGTATGAGGCTTTCAGCGAAGGACTTGTGCTTTTATCTGGCATATAAAAACTGACATTTACCTAAAAGCGATTTCAATATGAACgctcataaaaattttctcgCGTCACAAAAACAGGGTTAAATGTATGTAGAATCCTTAAATTACCATGGAGGCACATTCCTTAAATATCCCCAGTGTTTccacaatttcaaataaatgcaAACCCCAAAAAAGAATTCGCGTTATTTCCGGCCTTTTCCCTTATCTCTCATTTTATGCCTCCCATCCTGTATACGGGTGTGGTAGCAAATGTGACAGCAGAGTGATTTAATTTACGACTTACTTACCTGTTGTACATGAGCACATCTGGTTTCCACAGACGATGAGGCGGTATTCTTAGGTCTTTGACACCGCCGAATTCGGAGGAATTCCACCTTAGATTTACATCGTTCCATTCCTGGAAAGGGAATAAAAACCAGGCTCAgtttatatgatttttgaaCCGTTTACATCTAGATTTCAGTATGTTACATGTCGAATTTATTATGGAATTtagaaatgttatttaaacGTATGTCCTCCGAGATCATAATTTTGCAACTCAGAGTTAAAATAGCACCTTTGCCAGGCTCAGTTGGAAATATCTAAATTTCCGTAAAAGGATGTAAAAGAAATTCTCTGGTTCATGTGAGCATATCATATAAGAGATTACTAAATTTACCTTGACATTGCTCTCATGAACAATTCTGAGTCAATTTATATCCCATTAAAAACTTCAACGTTAGCACACATTTATTATGTATGGCAAGGGTAAATATCATTTGTTCTTTACTGTATTTCACTCTCTTTTATGCTCTGAGCTGAATCTAAAAATCGATACACCCACTGATAGGTTGTCGAATTCGCCTTATATGATAAGAAAAGGGTGCACTCGATTGACGTTCAGTGAAACAATGATCGTGAAAGAGAACGTAGAGTTGAATTAATGTTCACACACCATAATTTCGTGTAGTTTATCTGTGGAAACGTCTTAATGTTGTTGAATTGTGTTCGTAATGTAATATTCCCTTTCCGAGCAGTTAACAACATTAGGAGTTCAGGGTAAGTGGGGCAGTCTTGTTTGTACGAGCCCCATCTTCTTTTGTAAGACAAGTCGAGCTACATATTGTTTTACATCAGAATATGTCTGGAGGTGGCAGATAAAAAGGGGCCATTTATCGCCAATAAGGTTCACCGACTCCGGTAATATTATGTACATATTCAATAGGATGGTGCAAGTAATATTGATATAGTCTACACAAGGAGGAGTAATTGGGGCAAACATACATAGAACTCTATTAATTAGTAGGATACATTTGCTGCGTGATTAAACGTAGCTTAATTATCAGAATTTGCAGGTAATTGATTGGGTTTTTATAGGTATCAAAAActcattataaaattttacgcTCAAAATTTTGACGAGCAcactaataattaaatttgaacaaaaactaattaatattacaataatttacaGGGTAATCTTGCAACAGGGAGTTTCTGTTATAGGACCGTTATTATATAACTAAGATATGCattaatacataattttttgtataccaattcaaaatttttctttgacatTGGGGTGCCTTATATAAGAATGTATaggaaaaataatgcaaaatttagTATGAAAATTAGTATATTTGTTTAGGTGAatgtgttaataaatattgtcaAATAATTGTTCAATGTCGTCCAAATAGAATCTTAACCTGTTCGTCTAagagtattttttcatttgaaacaatttttatttctggtCGATTGTCACCCCACGAAAACCACTGTTTTCCCCGTATTTTCCTGAGGGTGGTCTCATTTTAGGATCGTGAAAAACTCTTTTGTTAACATTCTTCcgtatttcgaaattttacaaaatctttATATTTCGAGCCACAACACGTCAAAAAGCAATTTATTAGTTGAtcggaaatttaataagagCTTCAAATCCCAATATTGCAGATAGTTGGAGCCATTGACAAATTGATGGTTGCAACATGAagttaatggaatatttttttctcgtgCGTGAATTCCCAAATTAGAAGAAATTGCGGATTTCCAGATAGTTCGTATGATTTTTTCAAGGGCCCGAATGGCGTCGTATACTATTTAGTTTGTTCCGCAAAAATTTTGTGCATGTTCGTTACTTAAcgtctatttttttaaaatgttcgtTTTATCTGATAAGCAATTAT
This region of Euwallacea fornicatus isolate EFF26 chromosome 3, ASM4011564v1, whole genome shotgun sequence genomic DNA includes:
- the LOC136350609 gene encoding neuronal acetylcholine receptor subunit alpha-7-like translates to MQRCYFYCRPRALTLVVCLQICLFLPHESWAGYYEKKLLHKLLDTYNVLERPVANESDPLQLSFGITLMQIIDVDEKNQLLITNIWLKLEWNDVNLRWNSSEFGGVKDLRIPPHRLWKPDVLMYNSADEGFDGTYPTNVVVRNNGSCFYLPPGIFKSTCKIDITWFPFDDQKCEMKFGSWTYDGLQLDLQLQDDNGGDISNFITNGEWDLIGVPGKRNELYYNCCPEPYIDITFVIIIRRRTLYYFFNLIVPCVLIASMAVLGFTLPPDSGEKLSLGVTILLSLTVFLNMVAETMPATSEAVPLLGTYFNCIMFMVASSVVSTILILNYHHRNADTHIMSPWVRLIFLTWLPKILRMHRPGQEEGSSTYSPPPRPSSVQADRKTINFPDVELKERSSKSLLANVLDIDDDFRHNYRSAGTPTPLPATFYRTVFRNNEESNGSGPRLQEQGIVSSQSNLVSQEYELAMILKEIRFITDQMRKEDEAHSIARDWQFAAMVVDRLCLIIFTLFTIIATLAVLFSAPHIIVS